The Cryptococcus deuterogattii R265 chromosome 3, complete sequence genome has a segment encoding these proteins:
- a CDS encoding 2,5-diamino-6-(ribosylamino)-4(3H)-pyrimidinone 5'-phosphate reductase, producing the protein MASPSLLHEHVRSHAAPLARPHVTLTWAQSLDSKIAGVGGKRVILSGPESMLMTHHLRAIHDSILIGVHTLVLDDPRLQTNLLPPTHASPPPQPLILDPSLRFPLTSRILNEWNTKPALRGRTLKQPWILCGSNVSSERINEVEQAGARVVPLPLDSSGRIPPSSLPSILTSLGLRSVMIEGGSRVLSSFLHTLKRDDGSKLVDTVVVTVAPTFIGEGVGVVPEGEDKGLPALQTVHTETMGKDSVMICTVDVE; encoded by the exons ATGGCGTCGCCGAGCTTGCTGCATGAGCATGTGCGGTCGCACGCTGCGCCGCTCGCTCGCCCGCACGTCACACTCACCTGGGCCCAATCCCTCGACAGCAAAATCGCAGGCGTCGGCGGGAAACGGGTCATCCTCAGCGGCCCCGAAAGCATGCTCATGACACACCA CCTCAGGGCCATCCACGactccatcctcatcggCGTCCACACCCTCGTCCTCGACGATCCCCGCCTACAAA CCAACCTCCTCCCGCCCACCCACGCCTCGCCCCCGCCCCAGCCACTCATCCTCGACCCGTCCCTCCGCTTCCCGCTCACCTCGCGGATCCTCAACGAGTGGAACACGAAACCTGCCTTGCGTGGACGGACGTTGAAGCAACCGTGGATCCTCTGTGGCTCCAATGTCTCCAGCGAGAGAATCAACGAGGTCGAACAAGCCGGCGCGAGGGTTGTGCCCCTCCCGCTCGATTCCAGTG GTCGTATCCCTCcgtcatctcttccttccatcttgaCCTCGCTCGGTCTCAGATCAGTCATGATCGAAGGTGGCTCACGCGTGCTTTCCAGCTTTCTCCATACGCTAAAAAGGGACGACGGCAGTAAGCTTGTGGACACCGTCGTGGTTACTGTCGCCCCAACGTTTATCGGTGAAGGCGTCGGTGTCGTTCCAGAG GGCGAGGACAAGGGCCTACCAGCGCTCCAAACTGTTCATACAGAGACCATGGGCAAGGACTCTGTCATGATCTGTACAGTGGACGTTGAATAA